aagccattctatgtgCCCATACACTTACCTGATATTGCCATGATTTATACTGAGAGTTCCCTGGTACATGTGGTTCCTGTGACTGTGATTTCCTCTGGTGTGAGGAGACCAAGGGCTCCAGTATCTGCTCCTGCAGAACCACTGCTAAATGTATCAGTCCATATCAGTGCTCTTCTTATCCAAATGATTGCTCAGACTGTCACTAGCAGCTTCATTTGATAGGAGCATCCTATGAGGATGAAAAGCATGGTTTACAACCAGTTAAGTCTGGCTTTTGAGCTACTGTtctatttattatatttaaaaacaaacgaaacaaacaaaaagttacCCCAGCAGTGTTGATTTAGCTTAGAAATTGTGGGCTTTGTGTTGGTGCTTGCAATGGCATGTCCAGAACAGGTAAACCTTACACCACCAATCACTTTTACAAAGAGCCATGTGTGTGGTAAAGCCATGTGTGCAATCAGTTAAAACACGCAGATAAATTTAGCACGTAACACCAAGTGAAATAACCTTATGACTTACGAGCTGCAAACCATTGTTTAGTCATCAGTGGCAGTTCTGTTTGAAAGCAGCACTTCAACTCAGCTGTAAAAGTACcattgtttgctctgttttacTTCTGAATAACACGTGACATTCTTCATAATCCTTGTACAGTGTTCcaacttctgtctttttcttggATATCTTTTACAGGAAGGATCTTTATTAGTTTCATCTCACTGTAACCTGCCTGGCTGACTGCAGACAACAGCACCGTGGCTGCACAGAACGTGGAGCTGTCAGCAACACTGAGACTGAGACCATCCGATCACCTGGAGTCACTTCCTGCTCTTTCTGATGCATGAGGAGTTGTAAATGTATTAAGTGGCACGGATACCttaaaaatattccagaagAACAGAAGTTCTGCACTCACCCACATGActtacatctttattttaaaagcttcattttgttCCATCGGTCAGTCAACTTCTTCCAGTGCCAGAGCTCAGGAGCAGGAATCACTGAATTGAGGAAGGATCATTTCTTAGTAGAACGCACAGTAAGTTAACgagcaaacacaaaataaaagctatccCAATCTAAAAGAGGAACACAATACTCAAtattctctctgctttccagagGTGTTTGTCTTTGAACCTTACAAACTTGATGCTCTCACTTGCCAGAATGTAACAGGACTCTAGTAGCTTGTAACTTGGATCAATATCTTCATGCTTTCCAATagtatttcatgtttttcttctgggcTTACCATCTTCCACAAAGCTTGTGGATGTACAGCCTAAATCAtagtatcacacagtatcacagtattatcagggttggaaaagacctagaagatcatctagtccaaccattcccaatacttcccggctagatcatattcatcaacacaacatccaaacgtttcttgaacactcccatggtcggtgactccaccacctccctgggcagtgcattccaatgcctcactaccctttctgagaagtaatacttcctaatgtccagcctgaatctcccctggcacagcttaaaaccattccctctaatTCTATCACTACTGTTACATCTTACTGATGTCACAGGTTTCAAATTGTCATGGGTGTTAGACACACAGAATTGAAACTTCACATGTGCTATCAAGCTGGAAAATGATGTGCTCTTCCCTAGTGCTTGAGTTTTATTTACAGATAAAAAAGTGGACTTCAGACTTAGCCAGACTGGAGGTCACAGTATTTGGAAGAGTGAAATATTTGTGTGACAGAAGCCAAAGTAAACCTTCTTTCTATTGTCTGTGATATCCCAGATGTGTCTCTCAATTCTTGGAAAGCTGTGATAGCAGAACAACCACGATTCCTTTTGTCAGAACTGCATAAATCTTAGACACCAAAAACATCTGCAGCTAAGTCAGGTAGATAGAGTCTAAAGAGCTTGCAAACAGTAACACATTTTGCTGCATgcttattttcatgttttaggTTAATATTACGTAAAGGAAAATCATTCCAAAATTTTTCCTTAAACATAAATTCTTTTACTCTTTAATTCTTGTTGAAACACTAATAGAGTGGCTTCATTTTTACATATGCATCAATACAGATAATACTTTGGAATTGCTTTGGCTGTTGAGATTGAGGAAAACTGAGTATGTACAGATATACCTGTGGGGGCCAAATTAGTCTGTCTCTGGCAGCAGTGATGAGGTGAGGAGAGAATCCCATCTGCCTGTGGTCCATGGcccttctgctcctctgctATCCACAGATGTTAGGTGAGGAACAGCAGAGGACACATCACTGCCTTTTCTTCATATCTTTTTTCAACAAGTGTGGGGAACGAGTTCATAAACAAGGGCTTTTCCCAAAGGTACCTGCATATGATTTGCCTGCAGGactcttcccctcttcccacTCCCCCTAACTAAGATCAGCAGTAGTATCTTTAGCATGTAATCTGATGATGGATACTGACCTTACCTGATATCtcctttgtcctttttttttttttgtgtgtgtgtgcttgtgtatGTGCTTTTAGATAGGAAGATGAAAAGAACTTAGCTACATTTTAGGACTGACTCCTGATGGGCTGGACTTTGTCTTGGTGGGAATATTTGACGGTTCACGCTGCAAAAGACGAAACAACCAATGGCTTCAGAATCCATGGTCCCAGAGCAGGCAAAACAACATCCAATGAAGGGAAAGAGGCGgccacagcaaaagcaaactcGATCTTCCAGCAGTGATGGTGAAGATGATATCTTTGTATTTGAAGCAAACGAGGCTTGGAAGGATTTCCACAGCTCTCTTCTTCACTTCTTTGAGGCTGGAGAGCTCTGTGATGTTACGCTGAAGGTGACAGAGACCACCCACATTCATTGTTTTAACAGTCTGAAGATTAAGCTATAAATGTGCTGGAGATGGCAGTGAGTTTGGGCAGGGGTATGGAAGTGACAGAATCCCTGTTTGAGCTGAGGCATTTCTAGATAAGCTCTTAGATTTTTTGTAATTTACAAAAGTCACAACTAAAATGTAAATGATTAAGATACTGACAATCCAGGAGAGCAAGTTCATGACTCACCTCACCCAGTTTGCTCTGTAAGGAAGCTCCCATGGTTGATTTGTTCTCTACTATGTTATTTCAGCTTCCAGCTCCTTGCAGCCTCTCTGTTCACACACTTTGATCCCAAATGTTATCTGTAGTTttgcattctgtgtttctatgctAGATCTTTCCTGGCAAACAGGATTTCTGTAACAAATCGAGCTTCCAGCATTCTCCTGGGAAATAAAAAACCCTCAATCACATTGTTCTACAACTGATCAAAGAGGAAACGAAAAGGATGAAGCCAGTTTTATTAATATGCAATGttgtttaaaatgcattcttttcatCTCAGCTTTCTATTACTTATGTCCTGATCACAGGAAATTTGTAACTACCATTTGCAGCTGTGGTTGCCAGCACGTACAAACATTGAGTATTGCTTAATCAAGTACTGCTTCCTTCTGCTACAACCTTGCCCTACTCAGGTAGTCAGGTTACAACTGAAATCTGCTTGGGATGTGCTAATGTCTAATGTTTAATCTAATGTCAGCAGTATGAGGGGGATGGAGTTCATTTGTTTCAGCAAAATACAGAAGCTCAATGTATACTTGGCCCAGAAATTTACCTTTTCAGCTTAACTGTCTTTTATAACTGGAAGAAAACTACCTGAAATCGATGTTTcaataaaatagttttgttttctttttctcaggttGGTACAAAGCTCATCTCCTGCCACAAACTGGTGCTGGCGTGTGTTATACCTTACTTCAGAGCcatgtttctttcagaaatggcTGAAGCCAAGCAGACGCTGATTGAGATCAGGGACTTTGATGGCGATGCGATAGAAGACCTTGTGAAGTTTGTCTACTCCTCCCGGCTGACACTGACTGTGGATAACGTCCAGCCACTCCTGTATGCTGCTTGCATTCTTCAGGTGGAACTGGTAGCAAAGGCGTGCTGTGAATACATGAAGCTGCACTTCCATCCTTCCAACTGCCTGGCGGTCAGGTCATTTGCAGAGAGCCACAACCGCATTGACCTGATGGACATGGCCGATCAATATGCTTGTGAACATTTTACTGAGGTGGTGGAATGTGAAGACTTTGTGAGCGTCTCACCTCAGCACCTCCATAAACTGTTGTCCTCCAGTGACCTGaatgtagaaaatgaaaagcaggttTACAATGCTGCTATCAAGTGGCTGCTGGCCAATCCACAGCATCATGCCATGTGGCTGGATGAAATTCTCGCACAGGTAGGGCAGGCATCACTGATTTGGGTCTGTGTCAGCTGGTTTTACTTAGGTAGATTATACGAAGAAAAACGTTTTTACTAGTTGGTGCTTGTAAATAGAAGTCATGTATTGACAGTGCAAGCAGGTTAGGCCTTGGGACTATCAGGATGAAGTTATGTTACTCAGTTTCTGtcatgaaaaatattacttaCTGTAAAGTCATCagtggggggaggaaggggaagtCAACAAAAAGTTACATCTCTGCCACAACACGGTATCTCTAGTTTTACACGTAGGGAGGTGGAGAACACAGAGCCATCACTTCATGTGGCTCAATGTCACTACAGCCCAAATGTAATTTCCCTTGCTGGTAAGTGTTTGTACTTGGAAAGGAGAACAAAGCTGTTTAAGAGGTATAGTTGGATGGCTAGGGAGGCAAAACTGTAATGGAGATAAGTCATCAAGGGATGCTACTTTCTAGAATGTTTGTATACATAAATAGGAAAAGGCCAAGATTTTGCAGACCCATTAAAGCTAGAGTAGTACTGCTGATTACCTGTAGGCTCTGAAAGGAGTGTGCAGTTTAATCCTCTAGGCTTGTTAAGTAAGTGTTCATTGCTGAGAGAAACATGTCACAGCATCACAGGGTCACTCGGATGAACACTCAGAGCCCTTCCTGTCAAAACGTGGACTGTTTCAATAAAGCTTTGCACATGCTGATTTTAATCCAGCATTTGAGATAGGAACCTGCCCTAAGGAGGAGGGGGAACATGTTGTGTGCTGCAGAGTGCCACAAGCATCATAGGAAACTGGATCAGCTTGGGGTCTCACAGCTGTCCCTGAACTCCACTGGGAACACGCTGCATTGATCGTATTTGCATCATGGGAATAACAAGAGGTCTGCTAACATGGTGCTGTCTTTGTCCTGACACATCATTTTTGATATATCCCTGTAAAAGATCACGACtgtttaaacattttcagttgCGTCTAGACTGCCGTAAGGtttggggtaaaaaaaataaaactcctttAAATATACAGGCTATATAATTGGGGATTTTTAAAAGGATGCAGTTATATAATTGTATATAATACAGTTATGTTAGCAGATTATTAGCTTTATTCGTGGAAACTAGAGTCTGGAGCAAAGCACTGaacaagtaaaactgaaaataagggCTATTTAGCAAGATATGTAGAGTCTAGAGTTGAATACGATGTAATTGCCAGCAGAAAACAGGACTGGGCTTCCTAACAGTTGATCATACATCATAGTCACTCTTAGGGGTTTTCCTGTTATCATAAACTTCTGAGTTCTCATCAGCCTGGAGTTCTTAATGTATCATTAACATCCCAAGTCTATTAGCAGGGCAGTGGCAGTACGTTGAGTCAGCCTAAAGTAAACCAATGCCAAAGTAAGTGAAAAAACAGGATTGAACCCAAGTGGTTAAGGAAGAATTGCAGGAGAGACCAACTTAGAGTCAAAGACATTTGTGTAACAGCACCGTTCTGCTTCTCTGAGAAGCTCCTGATATGCTGGGTTTGTCCTGCACCTTGCGGAGCTATCTGAGGGCTCATCAGAAGCAAGACACTACTTTACTTCAGTTTGCCCCTGTTCAGACCTGTCACAATTGCTGGCCTTCTTTTTGACACCCCACTCTAATTATCCTTCATATTCCTCATTGCTTCTCCCAGAAGGATGAATGAAAGGTTTGCAGAAATGAATTCTATGGGGAGGGACATTTCAGGGTGGAAATTGAGGCTGACCTCACTTCAGATCTGCTCTGTCCTTGGGATCGTTCCAGGCAGTGGCTGCTGGTAGTGGTCTCACCCAGGCAGCCTCGTCATCGTGCCTGACCATCAACCATTCTgaggaaggataggaaggatTTGGGGAAAGAAGCACCTTGGTAACAATGGCCAttaggaaaactgaaatctgtgcAGTAGCAACCTCACTGTATCAACATCTGCCAGTACCGTTACATCCTTTCAGTTCTCCTTTATGTCACTGCATCATCACACTATTTTCACATTAATCTTTTCAACAGTCTTGAACCTTCTCCTGTTATTATATTCCACTGTGTATACGATGCCAACATTTTATAGTCTTGTTTGAAAAGACTGTACTTATTACTCTGTAGTCCTCTCTGACACCCAGGCTGCTCTATGCTCCCTCCAGACTTTGGCAATTAGCTGTAACtggttgtttcattttattgtgAGCTCTGTCAAGCCCACCCTAGAGAAGGGGATTCCTGCCCCTTAGTTCACTCTGACAGGTTTCCATTAACTTGCCATTACCACACTAATCTGAAATGTGCTATTCCAGAACTGCTGGGTCAGGAAGTGCTCACACTCCCCTGGTATGGGCAGCTGCCCTTCATCCTCCATTGCAAAGGCATTTGCCTACAGTCGCAAATGGTTGTGGCAAATAACTGTCACCAAAAATAACCGTTTGTATCAGGGttagtctggaaaagaaaacaaaagctgctctTCTTACTGAAGGGTAACttcagcactggaacaggctgcccagggaggtggtggagtctccttctctggagatatttaagacccgcctggacgcctacctgtgtgacatggtgtagggagcctgctttggcaggggggttggactcgatgatctctagaggtcccttccaacccctacaattctgtgattctgtgaagggtGTGGGGCTGACAGCTGGCTTGGAAGTCGCAGTCCGTTACGTGTACGTCACTATAAATGGTCAGATCAGTTTAGCCAGTTACTTCAACTGTGTTCATTTCTGTCAGGTACGACTGCCTCTCTTGCCCATTTGTTTCCTTATGGGTGTTGTGGCAAAGGAAGAGATTGTCAAGCAGAATCTAAAATGTAGGGATTTGCTGGATGAAGCAAGAAACTACCACCTTCACctgagcagcagggcagtgccagACTTTGAATACTCCATTCGCACAACACCAAGGAAGCAGACTGCTGGTAATTAAATGTGTGTCTGATTATCCAGTATGGAGTGGTGTGGAGAAAAGGCAGAGCATCTGCATAGGGTTAGACAGCTTAATGGAAGTGGATGTTAATGTGTAACTGGGAAAGCCATTATGTCCCCCTGGTGATTAGGTTATGGGCTGCATTTTCTGAACAGAATTTTGGCAGTTTCTCTGTTTAGAGCAGCATTTAATCTTATTGGCTAGAGCTGTTAAGGGTATTACGTGCAGGCAGTAAGCAGAAAGCTGTACAGAAACCAGTGGACATACACCTTTTGGTGCCAGAATGTTGAGCTGGCTGTTAAACTCTGCTTAACCAACACCAAAAGCAAGTCATGCATGTTAGACCGCAAATTCTAATTCTTATATTCAGTTAAGATGTAGCAATCAATCAGTTTTTCTCCCTaagcaaatcagaaaaaaaaaaaaagcctgtttaaAATATGCCTTGCTTTTATGAGAGAGTAGACAATAAATTGTCCTAAAAGCATGCCAAACAAATGCCAAAGGCCATCATCCCGTATACAGGGCAATTACTGCCCCCCTTGAAGTGAAATAAGGCTTCTCCTGAAGTATGTGGTTTGCCGTCAACTCTGGTGTAGAATTTGATCCCTGTTTTCTCTGCAAGCTCTATGGAAGCCTCCTTTGTCTCCTCCAGGTGTGCTGTTCTGTGTTGGTGGCAGGGGAGGATCAGGTGACCCATTCCGCAGCATTGAGTGTTACTCTATAAATAAGAACAGCTGGTTCTTCGGccctgaaatgaacagcagGAGAAGACACGTGGGTGTAATCTCTGTGGGAGGTCAGTAATCCTACTCGGGCAACCTCGTTCAAAAGAGTTACATGACTTATCAGTTCagtattctttgttttcataaagcTTCTTCCCCATGAAGAGgtttttccttctaaaacaaTATCTGAGAGCACACTTACTGAAAAGCTATTACTGCCAACTGCACGTAGCCTGCTGCCTTAAGTGATTTAATCATTTCCAGACCATTCCTAAACAAATGGAGGTGCACAGCAGAGTAACCCAGAGTTTGCTAGTTCTCATGTAAGCTTCCTTCATATTTAAATCCATACAAACTAGCCACTGAGTCTCCGAGGACAGAGCAACCTTTATCTTTGGGTCCACAACTTTTGGCAGGCAGCTTAGTATCCATGGTGCATCTCCCCTCTGTCCACAGTCACCCCTGTGTTGCTGCAGCAGAATGGAAATCTTTCCCTGTAAAAATTGTGGGAAGCTGAGGTAAACATCTGAAATTGACCTGGCCTGCACTGCTTGAGTTATGGGAGGATTTCATGTCGATGTATCTCAGGATCTGTGTAAAATCTGTGATAAAACAGATCTCTGGTTGATCAGAGCATATAAAAGTACAAAGTCCTTCCTTAATAAAATCCTGGTATcaaaaacctttaaaaacatGACCCTGTTTGGGCTCGTTGCCCCACACatgtaaatgaaaactgaaatgttacCAAGCAACCTCCATATCCAAATATGTGTGTGCCTTTCAGGTAGAGTCTATGCAGTGGGTGGACATGATGGGAATGAACATTTAGGAAGCATGGAAGTGTTTGATCCTCTCACAAACAAGTGGATGATTAAGGCATCAATGAACACAAAGAGGTACGTGTGTCATGATCCCACATGGTACAAAGTTTAAGTCCTACTCCATGATAATCATCTCCTGCTACTGCTGGAAACCCATTTGTTCTGCCTTTATGTGGGTTTCCAAACTCTGCTGTTTTTAGGGCTCTTTTTTCTATGTTGTGGCTTAAATGCTGTGCTTATCTtctgcagagcaaacaaaaatctgccTCATATACTTGCACATATTTGCACATATTGTTTGCAAACACAAAGTCGTGTGTTATATACTAAGTATTTCAGTTCAGAACTACAAAATCTCCCTCTCCAGGGAAAGGCCCTGGCTGCTAATGTGGGTTAcgctttcttgctttctaatGCCACTCTCATCCTATTTGGGCTTTTCTTTAGGATGGGCTGGCTTCAGAAATGAGGAGAAGCTTTTCCATTGCAACTGTGCTTATGTTCTGATAACAGATAAAGATTCTGAAACTGGTTAAGTggttttctgatattttatctCTTATAAACAATGATAGCGCCACCAGCACATGTATAGTAAAATGCTTCACGGCCAGGGAACCTCTTCTTTCTGGCAAAGTTCAGTTCTGGACTTCTGTGACATTTCTTACTTAGGAAGCTGGGCAGTATTGCAGACccattattttattacttttttcccaCTACTTCGAAAGCCTTACCAGTCAGTTACCATTGCACCTGATGTCTTTCTCATCCCCTTTACGGATATGCACTGAGGCCctgattctgtggttctcttAGGAGAGGAATTGCTCTTGCTTCCCTTGGGGGCCCTATTTATGCAATAGGAGGTCTAGACGACAACACGTGCTTCAGTGATGTGGAAAGATACGACATTGAGTCCGATCGATGGAGTGCGATAGCCCCCATGAACACGCCCCGGGGGGGAGTCGGCTCCGTAGCCCTCATGGTGAGTTTGTTTCCTCTCAGGGctgcttttcaaatattatCTACGTTTTCTAAACAATCTTTCCCTATGCTACTTTTTCAGAACCATGTGTACGCTGTGGGTGGCAATGACGGTATAGCATCTCTTTCCAGTGTGGAGAAATACGATCCCCATTTGGACAAGTGGATGGAAGTGAAAGAGATGGGGCAGCGAAGAGCGGGCAATGGTGTCAGTGAGCTCCATGGTTGCCTGTATGTTGTCGGTGAGTAGGCCAGGGCACTGTGTTGGGCAGAGCTGTCCTGTATGATGTGCCCCTgtgcaggagaagaaagcatGAGGGCACGGTTGAACGAAGGAGTGGTAGCTAGGAAATAAGAAGTTTCACTGGCCCACACCAATGGGAACGCATTACTGAAATCAGTCTTATTCAAGGATTTGTTTCCTACTTTGGTTTTCAGCAGTGGCTTGTTTTGAAAGTACTGCAAGAGCTTGCTGACAGTGGAGAGAGCTGTTGGATTAATGTTCAGGTGGCTTTAAGATTTGGTTAAAAACAGACTGGGGCACTAGGCCACTGCATGCTAAGAAAAGCCGTGTAATGCACATCTAGGCCATCACCACCACTGGAAGTGGCCAGGTATCAATATCTAATGACTCTTTGCAGGTGGCTTTGATGACAACTCTCCGCTGACCTCCGTGGAGCGCTTTGACCCACGCAGTGACAAATGGGAGTATGTCGCAGAGCTTACAACCCCGAGGGGGGGAGTTGGCATCGCAACGCTGATGGGCAGAATTTTTGCAGTTGGAGGTCACAACGGTAATGCCTACCTGAATACCGTGGAAGCATTTGATCCCATAGTTAACAGgtaattctctttttttatttggcCTAAAAAAGCAACCATATCCGCCTGTATGGAAGGAACACAGCATAACAGAAGCAGTGTACAGTAATTGAGTAATACTCACATAAGCGATGTGGGAGTGCTGCTCACGTCACTGGTTCTTCTTGGAATTCTTATTTAGGCACAccctcctccctcttcctcctcttggCCGTCCCTTGCCCTCTTACCTTCACACAGTTTGAATCTGTGTTCCTGTGGTAGTTCCAATCTGATTTTGCCCTAAACTTACTGGAGAAATA
This region of Coturnix japonica isolate 7356 chromosome 4, Coturnix japonica 2.1, whole genome shotgun sequence genomic DNA includes:
- the KLHL8 gene encoding kelch-like protein 8 isoform X2; translation: MRSCKCIKWHGYLKNIPEEQKFCTHPHDLHLYFKSFILFHRSVNFFQCQSSGAGITELRKDHFLVERTVGTKLISCHKLVLACVIPYFRAMFLSEMAEAKQTLIEIRDFDGDAIEDLVKFVYSSRLTLTVDNVQPLLYAACILQVELVAKACCEYMKLHFHPSNCLAVRSFAESHNRIDLMDMADQYACEHFTEVVECEDFVSVSPQHLHKLLSSSDLNVENEKQVYNAAIKWLLANPQHHAMWLDEILAQVRLPLLPICFLMGVVAKEEIVKQNLKCRDLLDEARNYHLHLSSRAVPDFEYSIRTTPRKQTAGVLFCVGGRGGSGDPFRSIECYSINKNSWFFGPEMNSRRRHVGVISVGGRVYAVGGHDGNEHLGSMEVFDPLTNKWMIKASMNTKRRGIALASLGGPIYAIGGLDDNTCFSDVERYDIESDRWSAIAPMNTPRGGVGSVALMNHVYAVGGNDGIASLSSVEKYDPHLDKWMEVKEMGQRRAGNGVSELHGCLYVVGGFDDNSPLTSVERFDPRSDKWEYVAELTTPRGGVGIATLMGRIFAVGGHNGNAYLNTVEAFDPIVNRWELVGSVSHCRAGAGVAVCACLSSQIRDVGQGSSNVVDCM
- the KLHL8 gene encoding kelch-like protein 8 isoform X1 produces the protein MASESMVPEQAKQHPMKGKRRPQQKQTRSSSSDGEDDIFVFEANEAWKDFHSSLLHFFEAGELCDVTLKVGTKLISCHKLVLACVIPYFRAMFLSEMAEAKQTLIEIRDFDGDAIEDLVKFVYSSRLTLTVDNVQPLLYAACILQVELVAKACCEYMKLHFHPSNCLAVRSFAESHNRIDLMDMADQYACEHFTEVVECEDFVSVSPQHLHKLLSSSDLNVENEKQVYNAAIKWLLANPQHHAMWLDEILAQVRLPLLPICFLMGVVAKEEIVKQNLKCRDLLDEARNYHLHLSSRAVPDFEYSIRTTPRKQTAGVLFCVGGRGGSGDPFRSIECYSINKNSWFFGPEMNSRRRHVGVISVGGRVYAVGGHDGNEHLGSMEVFDPLTNKWMIKASMNTKRRGIALASLGGPIYAIGGLDDNTCFSDVERYDIESDRWSAIAPMNTPRGGVGSVALMNHVYAVGGNDGIASLSSVEKYDPHLDKWMEVKEMGQRRAGNGVSELHGCLYVVGGFDDNSPLTSVERFDPRSDKWEYVAELTTPRGGVGIATLMGRIFAVGGHNGNAYLNTVEAFDPIVNRWELVGSVSHCRAGAGVAVCACLSSQIRDVGQGSSNVVDCM